A single genomic interval of Chitinophaga sp. 180180018-3 harbors:
- the mauJ gene encoding methylamine utilization protein MauJ has protein sequence MRIYNVELLVSGPVTIRRTIDFRTDKELDLGNIFQSDISIRPHKNGFLISSTVYTADQDRAYKVALLFIGKMLDILALRTNSALNVSLNEYHQVNDRNPVRAIVERQEFMFCFRLARDLNLNENKLLRAFSWYRKGLYTEDPFDKFLAFWNAISVIADGYCNDNERTRQGIINKIWDCFITLWGECIDWEYVNGNERWINDNNDIRNKIAHGGVTVDVQYVENVIAQLSIVQNVAFKFLKQWAEKLGSDVTEQFV, from the coding sequence ATGAGAATATATAATGTAGAATTATTAGTTTCCGGTCCTGTAACTATTAGGAGAACAATAGATTTCAGAACAGACAAGGAATTGGACCTCGGAAATATCTTCCAAAGCGATATTTCCATACGACCTCACAAAAATGGTTTTCTGATCTCGTCCACCGTTTATACTGCTGATCAGGATCGTGCCTATAAAGTAGCGCTTCTTTTTATAGGCAAGATGCTTGATATTTTAGCTTTAAGAACTAACTCGGCACTAAATGTTAGTTTGAATGAATACCATCAAGTGAATGACAGAAATCCGGTAAGAGCAATTGTTGAAAGGCAAGAATTTATGTTTTGTTTCAGACTTGCAAGAGATTTGAATCTTAATGAAAACAAGCTGTTGAGAGCATTTAGCTGGTACAGAAAAGGGCTATATACTGAAGATCCATTTGATAAATTTCTTGCATTCTGGAATGCGATAAGTGTCATAGCAGACGGATATTGTAACGACAATGAACGGACCAGGCAGGGGATTATAAATAAGATATGGGATTGCTTCATTACTCTATGGGGTGAATGTATTGATTGGGAATACGTAAACGGTAATGAAAGATGGATTAACGATAATAATGACATACGAAACAAAATTGCACACGGCGGCGTAACAGTGGATGTACAATATGTTGAGAACGTGATTGCCCAATTGTCGATCGTCCAAAATGTTGCTTTTAAATTTTTGAAACAATGGGCTGAAAAGTTGGGCAGCGATGTCACAGAGCAATTCGTGTAA
- a CDS encoding DUF1896 domain-containing protein, which translates to MDTPQKDLSYFTLRLQELLYTSFPEKAHDQKFIKQRSSWAANAYEGAFRSGNAIEQCDHIADYILFEGLHFSRFDTIFQVVCNEFDTIMADEELRPFALKMLPVCSSLFANYELTDDFAYSEAYGLLYTEITGTIAIWIEENGLQ; encoded by the coding sequence ATGGATACACCGCAAAAAGATCTCTCCTATTTTACACTCAGGCTTCAGGAGTTACTGTACACCAGCTTTCCCGAAAAGGCACACGACCAGAAATTCATTAAGCAACGCTCCAGTTGGGCAGCCAATGCCTACGAGGGTGCCTTCCGGTCGGGAAATGCGATTGAGCAATGCGACCATATTGCTGATTACATATTATTTGAAGGACTGCACTTCTCCCGGTTTGACACCATATTCCAGGTGGTGTGTAATGAGTTCGATACGATTATGGCGGATGAAGAACTACGCCCTTTTGCCTTAAAGATGTTACCTGTATGCAGTTCGCTGTTCGCAAACTACGAACTGACGGATGATTTTGCTTACAGCGAAGCATACGGCCTGCTCTACACGGAAATAACGGGAACCATAGCAATCTGGATCGAGGAAAATGGCCTTCAGTAA
- a CDS encoding helix-turn-helix domain-containing protein, protein MKIPYFLKFEDENLIPLHQYSQLPDWCKYPLHFALERRYFKQPQIELISQQLNQEPFFIDLVQINAKEPAYIPFDINDRQLYLYFMLKGRLLYTTGDYRPIIRTQPNTFLMSYYDIGHYFAYAPQGMHIAFVVSILPEWIESMYQEYDNLKDILHRFKNENKTYDTMYQCRMDRKIHRWLYKIYSYSQANIGAIDGNLRKYISYLLEHYDQVIREQNGDLAYKIKAYIEEHYCDAGLSVKFLTDYFFLTERTLLNVFKRQYNMSVQEFYTELRMGHALLLMQQKGIGIKDVYMEVGYTDERTFRSALERYLKRR, encoded by the coding sequence ATGAAAATACCTTACTTTTTAAAATTTGAAGATGAGAACTTAATACCATTGCATCAGTATTCCCAACTTCCCGACTGGTGCAAATACCCGTTGCATTTTGCCCTGGAACGACGTTACTTTAAGCAACCACAAATAGAGCTGATAAGCCAGCAGTTAAACCAGGAGCCGTTTTTTATAGACCTGGTTCAGATCAACGCAAAAGAACCTGCTTATATCCCTTTCGATATTAACGACAGGCAATTGTACCTGTACTTTATGCTCAAGGGCAGGTTGCTGTACACAACAGGTGATTACCGGCCCATTATACGCACTCAGCCTAATACTTTTTTGATGTCCTATTATGACATTGGACACTATTTTGCTTATGCCCCGCAAGGAATGCATATAGCATTTGTAGTAAGTATCCTTCCGGAATGGATCGAAAGCATGTACCAGGAATACGATAATCTGAAAGACATCCTGCATCGTTTTAAAAATGAGAACAAGACTTATGATACCATGTATCAATGCCGGATGGATCGGAAGATCCACCGATGGTTATATAAGATTTACAGCTACTCGCAGGCTAATATTGGTGCTATAGACGGTAACCTGCGCAAGTACATTAGTTACCTGCTGGAGCATTACGACCAGGTGATCCGGGAGCAGAACGGCGACCTGGCTTATAAGATCAAAGCGTATATAGAGGAACACTATTGCGATGCGGGACTGAGCGTAAAATTTCTTACAGATTATTTTTTCCTCACCGAGCGTACGCTCCTAAACGTTTTTAAGCGGCAATATAACATGAGCGTGCAGGAGTTTTATACCGAGTTACGCATGGGCCATGCGCTGCTCCTTATGCAGCAAAAAGGTATTGGCATAAAAGATGTTTATATGGAAGTGGGATATACCGATGAACGCACCTTTCGCTCCGCCCTGGAACGGTACCTCAAACGCCGGTAA
- a CDS encoding MauE/DoxX family redox-associated membrane protein → MDKALKYQKRSKIAFKIIMLALLALWIPVAIDKLTDFETFKSGIYNQPFSDSLGNVLIYTLPVLECATIICLIYEGWRKVGLILSTMLMTAFTGYVGIALLGAWKKLPCGCGSVISGMSWERHFLFNLFFLFLSLSGLYLWRKLRSGDAGSEAAKGGSAKRHIKQYSLTSKF, encoded by the coding sequence ATGGATAAAGCCCTCAAATATCAGAAAAGAAGCAAGATTGCATTTAAGATCATAATGCTCGCTTTGTTGGCCCTATGGATACCCGTAGCTATTGATAAGCTGACTGACTTTGAAACCTTTAAAAGCGGCATTTACAATCAACCCTTTTCAGACAGCTTGGGCAATGTGCTGATCTATACATTACCTGTATTGGAATGTGCTACTATCATTTGCCTGATCTACGAAGGCTGGCGCAAAGTCGGCCTGATCCTCTCCACAATGCTGATGACGGCCTTTACCGGATATGTGGGCATTGCGCTTTTAGGAGCCTGGAAAAAACTGCCCTGCGGCTGCGGATCGGTCATTAGTGGCATGAGCTGGGAGCGGCATTTCCTTTTCAATCTATTCTTTTTGTTCCTGAGCCTATCAGGACTTTATCTGTGGCGCAAATTACGAAGCGGTGACGCGGGAAGCGAAGCTGCCAAGGGCGGGTCGGCCAAAAGACATATTAAACAATATTCTTTAACTTCTAAATTTTAA
- a CDS encoding ORF6N domain-containing protein — protein sequence MQQAQIGTSNAGRGGRRYLPHVFTEQGIAMLSAVLRSEVAVKVSIEIMNAFVEMRKMLIGNAALFSRLDKIELKQLEADGKFEEIFRALESGKLHSEKGIFYNGQIFDAYAFVSDIIRSAERSIILIDNFVDDTVLTLLGKRMQFVTATIYTKNISSQLQLDVHRYNSQYPQIDVQIFTLAHDRFLLIDGTELYHIGASLKDLGKKWFAFSKMNTEVSRMLTFLSANNI from the coding sequence GTGCAACAAGCACAAATTGGAACCTCAAACGCCGGACGGGGCGGGCGGCGATATTTACCTCATGTATTTACAGAACAGGGCATTGCGATGTTATCTGCCGTATTGCGCAGCGAAGTGGCCGTAAAGGTTAGTATAGAGATTATGAATGCGTTTGTTGAAATGCGAAAGATGCTGATAGGCAATGCTGCGCTGTTTTCAAGATTGGATAAAATTGAACTCAAACAACTCGAAGCCGACGGAAAATTTGAAGAAATTTTCAGAGCACTGGAAAGCGGTAAGCTCCATAGCGAAAAGGGCATCTTTTATAACGGACAGATATTTGATGCTTACGCATTTGTTTCGGATATTATACGCAGTGCCGAAAGATCAATTATTCTCATAGATAATTTCGTTGATGACACGGTGCTTACATTGCTCGGGAAGCGTATGCAGTTTGTAACTGCCACCATTTATACAAAGAACATATCCAGTCAATTGCAACTTGATGTGCACAGATACAACAGCCAATATCCACAGATCGACGTTCAGATATTTACGCTTGCACATGACCGGTTCCTCCTAATTGACGGAACAGAACTTTATCATATCGGGGCGTCCTTAAAAGACTTGGGCAAGAAATGGTTTGCCTTCTCAAAGATGAATACAGAAGTCAGTAGAATGCTAACTTTCCTGAGCGCTAACAACATTTGA
- a CDS encoding N-6 DNA methylase: MAFSKRQHLQWNIDALQIAFKLEKEKRNATQGERLLMKQYSGFGGLKFVLNPVENPTDIKQWAEYDRGLFEMTRELHRVLKENAGDEKQYKRYVDSMRGSVLSAFYTPPEIIHTLSDVLTENGIEIRNFLEPSAGVGAFVDPFANKGIVHVTAYEKDLLTGKMLEQLYPDREIRIKGFEELPESELNHYDVVASNIPFGTSSVFDLSYSKGKDPARVQAARSIHNYFFLKGTDALRNGGILAFITSQGVLDSPANQPIREALMREHNLISVVRLPNNLFTDHAGTEVGSDLIVLQKNTGKQVLSEMEKDFCRSLETKNNTHTNALVLYTDRVVFNEIIESTDLYGKPYTMFVHNGGVSGIAKDAKEILSEDFRNHLDLNLYKGILPDKPVVQPGMAPAPQPPATGIVTQRMQAPDTPVHSSATGNRASDQLQGNTIITANDAAPQEQVQLSLFDLFGGAPQVSVVAAPVTTTKRKITVKRTVQRRQPGLFDNIPVRAAKPSNHTAASSPKANGIPAGQGDLFSAINVNNDGELEKTKPVEQVTESKATTDPAPYNGEVQAFHKDDCLATENGYVGYLRNINTSKGSAIFHPLPLTPLQKARTEAYIQLRDAYQHLYNNEATLRAEHKAERETLNNLYDAFVKRYGNLNSADNIKVIKTDSAGKEMPYLERVVGGVVHKADIFHRPVSFSTATLATDNPDEALTASLNKYGAVHINYMAGISGMSKEDLKNALHGRIFYNPLEKEYEIAEKWVSGNVVEKAGKVREYLSSQPDDKEVAESLKALEEARPRRIEFEELDFNLGERWIPTGIYNRFASHLFDTEVRIHYTENTDDFSIHCDSRNIHITEKYAIKSQSRTYDGIALFKHALVNTTPDITRKETIGDREVKVRDMEAIQMANTKIDEMRKAFTDWLHAQNDEFKQRLTDRYNDTFNCFVRPQYNGSHQNFPGLDRRALGIEDLYPSQKDAVWMIKLNGGAICDHEVGAGKTLIMCTAAQEMKRLGLAHKPMIIGLKANVHEIAETYRKAYPHAKILYPGKEDFTPQKRLRIFGDIKNNDWDCIILTHDQFGMIPQSPELQKEILQAELDSVEENLDALKAQGKEVSRAMLKGVVLRKQNLEVKLKTLEHDIENRKDDVVDFKMMGIDHVFVDESHRFKNLMFNTRHERVAGLGNMAGSQKAMNLLFAIRTIQERTGKDLGATFLSGTTISNSLTELYLLFKYLRPQAMEKQGISCFDAWAAIYARKTTDYEFSVANNIVSKERFRFFIKVPELAQFYSEITDYRTAKDIGIDRPEKNEVLYHIPPTPDQEVFIKKLMEFAKTGNAELLGRPPLSESEEKAKMLIATDYARKMSLDMRMISRKYGDHPDNKASHCAANIAKYYNRFHAQKGTQFVFSDLGTYKPGEWNVYSEIKRKLVQDHGIPAHEIRFIQEAKNEKQRKELIQAVNEGKIRVLFGSTEMLGTGVNAQKRAVAVHHLDIPWRPSDLAQRDGRAIRKGNEIAKFFADNKVDIFIYAVEKSLDSYKFNTLYNKQVFIDQLKTNSLGKRTIDEGAMDEKTGMNFSEYVAILSGNTDLLEKAKLEKQIAGLESERQAFNRAKFSSKYKLEDITATLESTQARLDRMTLDWENLQKRIEKNKDGDILNPVQLTGLPPNADIKQIGAKLNQLSEKARTGGQYEEIGSLYGFTLLVKTEVSENDSTTLERDNRFFVQGEGGIKYTYNNGRMATDAKTASLNFLNALEKIPGIVEQEQKKIAGLQKDLPVLQEVVNGAWKKENALAELKTELAAVDRKIQLSIKPESEGKTTDQVEEQTPVSDNSEPTVYVKGAHLPRSVL, encoded by the coding sequence ATGGCCTTCAGTAAGCGTCAACATCTCCAATGGAATATTGATGCCCTGCAAATAGCTTTTAAACTGGAAAAGGAGAAACGCAACGCTACCCAGGGAGAACGGCTGCTAATGAAGCAATATAGCGGATTTGGCGGTCTCAAATTCGTGTTGAATCCCGTAGAAAACCCCACAGATATAAAGCAATGGGCGGAATATGACCGGGGACTGTTTGAAATGACAAGGGAGCTGCACCGGGTGCTCAAAGAAAATGCCGGTGATGAAAAACAATACAAGCGGTATGTGGACAGTATGCGAGGCTCGGTACTGTCCGCCTTTTATACCCCACCGGAAATCATCCATACACTTTCAGATGTACTGACAGAAAACGGTATAGAAATCCGCAATTTTCTCGAACCGTCTGCGGGCGTTGGTGCATTTGTCGATCCCTTTGCTAATAAAGGAATCGTCCATGTTACGGCTTATGAGAAAGATCTGCTTACAGGTAAGATGCTGGAGCAACTCTATCCGGACAGGGAAATCCGAATTAAGGGGTTTGAAGAGCTGCCTGAAAGCGAACTGAACCATTACGATGTAGTTGCCAGCAATATTCCTTTTGGCACCAGTTCAGTTTTTGACCTTTCGTATTCGAAGGGAAAAGATCCGGCAAGGGTTCAGGCTGCCCGCAGCATTCACAACTACTTTTTCCTAAAGGGAACCGATGCGCTCCGGAATGGTGGCATCCTGGCTTTCATTACCTCGCAAGGTGTATTGGATAGCCCTGCCAACCAGCCTATCCGGGAAGCGCTGATGAGGGAGCATAACCTCATTTCGGTAGTAAGGCTGCCCAACAACCTCTTTACCGATCATGCGGGAACCGAAGTAGGCAGCGATCTCATCGTTCTTCAGAAAAACACAGGCAAGCAGGTATTGTCTGAAATGGAAAAGGATTTTTGCCGCTCGTTGGAAACAAAGAACAATACCCACACCAATGCGCTGGTATTGTACACTGACCGTGTTGTTTTCAATGAGATCATCGAATCAACCGATCTGTATGGTAAACCTTATACCATGTTTGTCCATAACGGAGGCGTTAGTGGTATTGCAAAGGATGCAAAGGAAATTCTGAGCGAAGATTTCAGGAATCATCTGGACCTGAATCTCTACAAAGGAATTTTACCCGATAAGCCCGTTGTGCAGCCAGGAATGGCACCAGCACCTCAACCGCCAGCTACTGGCATTGTTACCCAAAGAATGCAAGCGCCTGATACACCTGTTCATTCATCTGCGACAGGCAACCGTGCATCAGATCAGCTACAGGGAAATACGATAATTACAGCCAATGATGCAGCGCCACAGGAGCAGGTACAATTAAGCCTGTTCGATCTTTTTGGCGGTGCGCCGCAGGTCAGCGTTGTAGCTGCTCCTGTCACAACCACAAAAAGGAAAATTACGGTTAAAAGGACTGTACAAAGAAGGCAACCGGGGCTGTTTGATAACATTCCTGTGCGGGCGGCAAAACCGTCCAATCATACAGCCGCGTCATCACCAAAGGCGAACGGCATTCCCGCCGGACAGGGAGATCTTTTTTCCGCTATCAATGTAAATAATGACGGCGAGCTGGAAAAAACAAAACCAGTTGAGCAGGTTACCGAATCAAAAGCAACTACCGATCCGGCTCCGTATAACGGCGAAGTGCAGGCATTCCATAAGGATGACTGCCTTGCAACGGAAAATGGCTATGTAGGCTATCTAAGAAATATTAATACGTCTAAAGGCTCCGCAATTTTCCATCCTTTACCGTTGACCCCACTTCAAAAAGCAAGAACAGAAGCCTATATACAGCTAAGGGATGCTTATCAGCATCTTTATAACAATGAAGCGACGCTTCGGGCCGAACATAAGGCTGAAAGGGAAACACTGAATAACCTCTATGATGCTTTTGTGAAAAGGTACGGCAACCTGAACAGCGCCGATAATATCAAGGTGATTAAAACCGATAGCGCAGGAAAAGAAATGCCGTACCTGGAGCGTGTGGTAGGCGGTGTGGTACATAAAGCAGATATATTCCACCGGCCTGTCAGTTTCTCCACCGCAACGCTTGCTACCGACAATCCCGATGAAGCATTAACTGCATCGCTTAACAAATACGGGGCTGTTCATATCAACTATATGGCGGGGATCAGCGGGATGTCCAAAGAAGACCTGAAGAATGCCCTGCATGGCCGGATCTTTTACAACCCACTGGAGAAGGAATACGAGATCGCTGAAAAATGGGTATCGGGCAATGTGGTTGAGAAAGCAGGAAAAGTGCGGGAATACCTTTCCAGCCAACCGGATGATAAAGAAGTTGCCGAAAGCCTTAAAGCACTTGAAGAGGCCAGGCCCCGCCGCATTGAATTTGAAGAGCTGGATTTTAACCTCGGTGAACGCTGGATACCTACCGGCATCTATAACCGCTTTGCATCACACCTGTTCGATACCGAGGTACGCATTCACTATACCGAAAACACGGATGATTTTTCTATCCATTGTGATAGCAGGAACATTCACATCACAGAAAAATATGCCATCAAATCACAAAGCCGTACCTATGATGGCATTGCTTTATTTAAACATGCACTGGTCAATACCACGCCTGATATCACCAGAAAAGAGACAATAGGTGACAGGGAAGTAAAGGTGCGGGACATGGAAGCCATTCAAATGGCGAATACCAAGATCGACGAGATGCGCAAAGCATTTACGGATTGGCTCCATGCGCAGAACGATGAGTTCAAACAACGCCTTACCGACAGGTACAATGATACCTTTAACTGTTTCGTCCGTCCGCAATATAACGGCAGCCACCAGAATTTTCCGGGGCTGGATCGTAGGGCGCTCGGCATCGAAGACCTTTATCCCAGCCAGAAGGATGCTGTATGGATGATCAAGCTCAACGGCGGAGCCATCTGCGACCACGAAGTAGGTGCCGGTAAAACGCTTATCATGTGTACGGCTGCACAGGAAATGAAGCGGCTGGGCTTGGCCCATAAGCCGATGATCATCGGCTTAAAAGCCAATGTGCACGAGATCGCTGAAACCTACCGAAAAGCTTATCCCCATGCCAAAATATTATATCCCGGCAAGGAAGATTTTACACCGCAAAAGCGGCTGCGCATCTTCGGTGATATCAAAAACAATGATTGGGACTGTATCATATTAACCCATGATCAATTTGGTATGATACCCCAATCACCCGAATTACAAAAAGAGATACTACAAGCGGAACTGGATAGCGTAGAGGAAAACCTCGATGCACTGAAGGCACAGGGCAAGGAGGTTTCGCGGGCAATGCTGAAGGGTGTTGTGCTGCGTAAACAAAACCTGGAGGTGAAGCTCAAAACATTGGAGCACGACATCGAAAACCGCAAGGATGATGTAGTGGACTTCAAAATGATGGGCATTGACCATGTATTTGTGGACGAAAGCCACCGTTTTAAAAACCTCATGTTTAATACCAGGCATGAGCGTGTGGCCGGGTTGGGCAATATGGCCGGCAGCCAGAAGGCTATGAACCTGCTGTTTGCCATCCGTACCATACAGGAGCGCACCGGCAAAGATCTTGGTGCTACCTTTCTTTCGGGAACCACCATCAGCAATTCGCTTACAGAGCTGTACCTGCTGTTTAAATACCTGCGCCCGCAGGCAATGGAAAAACAGGGCATTTCCTGTTTTGATGCCTGGGCAGCCATTTACGCCCGAAAAACGACGGATTACGAGTTTTCGGTCGCCAATAATATCGTATCAAAAGAACGTTTTCGCTTTTTTATCAAAGTGCCGGAGCTGGCGCAGTTCTATTCAGAAATAACGGATTACCGTACGGCAAAGGATATTGGTATTGACCGGCCCGAAAAGAACGAGGTATTATACCACATACCGCCTACGCCGGATCAGGAGGTCTTTATCAAAAAACTGATGGAGTTTGCCAAAACCGGTAATGCAGAACTGTTGGGCAGACCTCCGTTAAGCGAAAGCGAAGAAAAAGCAAAAATGCTGATCGCAACGGACTACGCGCGAAAGATGTCGCTGGATATGCGGATGATCAGCCGAAAGTATGGCGACCATCCTGATAACAAGGCATCGCATTGTGCGGCTAATATTGCCAAATATTATAACCGGTTCCATGCACAAAAAGGAACACAGTTCGTTTTCTCCGACCTCGGCACCTATAAGCCCGGTGAGTGGAATGTCTATTCCGAAATTAAGCGTAAGCTGGTGCAGGACCACGGCATCCCTGCACACGAAATACGATTTATACAGGAAGCGAAAAATGAAAAGCAGCGCAAGGAACTTATACAGGCAGTTAATGAAGGAAAGATCAGGGTACTGTTCGGTTCCACCGAAATGCTCGGTACGGGGGTTAATGCGCAAAAGCGTGCCGTAGCTGTTCACCACCTGGATATTCCCTGGAGGCCAAGCGATCTTGCACAGCGGGATGGCAGGGCGATCCGTAAGGGTAATGAAATTGCGAAGTTCTTTGCCGACAACAAAGTAGATATTTTCATTTATGCGGTAGAAAAATCGCTGGACAGCTATAAATTCAATACCCTGTACAATAAGCAGGTATTTATCGACCAGCTAAAAACCAACAGTCTGGGCAAACGTACCATTGATGAAGGCGCAATGGATGAAAAAACGGGTATGAATTTCTCGGAATATGTAGCCATACTTTCGGGCAATACAGATCTGCTGGAAAAAGCCAAGTTGGAAAAGCAGATCGCCGGTCTGGAAAGTGAGCGGCAGGCATTCAATCGCGCCAAGTTTTCTTCCAAATATAAGCTGGAAGATATTACGGCCACATTGGAAAGTACACAAGCACGATTGGATCGGATGACACTTGATTGGGAAAACCTGCAAAAACGGATAGAGAAAAACAAAGATGGTGATATACTCAACCCGGTACAGTTAACAGGTTTACCGCCCAATGCTGATATTAAGCAGATAGGCGCAAAACTCAACCAGCTTTCGGAAAAAGCCCGTACAGGCGGGCAGTATGAGGAAATCGGCTCGTTGTATGGCTTTACATTACTGGTGAAAACAGAGGTTTCAGAAAATGACAGTACAACCCTCGAAAGGGACAATCGTTTCTTTGTTCAAGGTGAAGGCGGTATCAAATACACCTATAACAATGGCCGGATGGCGACCGATGCGAAAACTGCATCGTTAAACTTCCTCAATGCGCTTGAAAAAATACCGGGTATTGTAGAGCAGGAACAAAAGAAAATTGCCGGATTGCAGAAAGACCTGCCCGTGCTTCAGGAAGTAGTCAACGGTGCTTGGAAAAAAGAAAATGCACTGGCAGAATTGAAAACAGAACTGGCCGCAGTGGATAGAAAAATACAGTTATCTATAAAGCCGGAGTCTGAAGGCAAAACAACGGATCAGGTTGAAGAGCAAACACCGGTTTCAGACAATTCAGAACCGACCGTTTACGTCAAAGGCGCTCATTTACCTCGTAGTGTATTGTAA
- a CDS encoding RagB/SusD family nutrient uptake outer membrane protein — MKKNTPILALMLLLIILSSGCKKFLEEKSDDKLAIPTTLKDFQALVNNWETLNSNFCSAGEASTIDYFLKDEDYDGFYYESDKRLYTWQPDFVTKPLSSAGDEWYYCYSAIYVCNSVLKGIEDNYLTGNIADNLKGQALVFRASRFLDAVLIWAPVYYKQTANTDLGMVLRLDPDMNIPSVRSSVQETYDRILKDLNDALPLLPNTSAAATLPTKAAAYGLLARTHLIMGNYADALENAEKAFAFNSQLIDFNGLDPNADFPIPSINQLSSEVIFQTSMFPTDLNNLDMARISPALYDLYNDRDLRKTIYFRKGDDGDYRFKGTHMGYAGLITGITTNELLLIIAECNARLDKLADAANALNKLLIKRWDVAQFTPYSFTNKDTALNTILAERRKELVFRGLRWSDIKRLNRDGFNITLTRTVNGQTITLPPNDLRYAIAIPETIIEVGGIQQNPR, encoded by the coding sequence ATGAAAAAGAACACTCCAATATTAGCGTTGATGCTATTGCTAATAATACTTTCTTCGGGATGTAAAAAGTTTCTTGAAGAAAAATCAGATGATAAACTGGCTATACCTACAACTTTAAAAGATTTTCAAGCCTTAGTTAATAATTGGGAAACTCTTAATTCTAATTTTTGCTCGGCAGGCGAAGCCAGTACCATTGACTATTTTTTGAAAGATGAGGATTACGATGGTTTTTATTATGAAAGCGATAAAAGATTGTACACATGGCAGCCAGACTTTGTTACAAAACCATTGTCATCGGCGGGTGATGAATGGTACTATTGTTACAGTGCAATTTATGTTTGCAACTCCGTTCTAAAAGGCATTGAAGATAATTATTTGACCGGAAATATAGCGGACAACCTAAAGGGTCAAGCGCTGGTTTTTAGGGCATCCCGCTTTTTGGACGCCGTACTGATATGGGCGCCAGTTTATTATAAACAAACTGCCAATACAGATTTAGGAATGGTGCTACGCTTAGACCCCGATATGAATATTCCGTCGGTGAGGTCGTCCGTACAAGAAACCTATGACCGGATATTGAAAGACCTCAACGATGCACTTCCTTTATTACCAAATACAAGTGCTGCCGCAACGTTACCAACTAAAGCAGCAGCCTACGGATTATTAGCAAGAACACATTTGATTATGGGAAATTATGCCGATGCTTTGGAAAACGCTGAAAAGGCATTTGCGTTTAATAGTCAACTCATAGACTTTAATGGGTTAGACCCCAATGCAGATTTCCCTATTCCCTCAATAAATCAATTAAGTTCAGAAGTTATCTTTCAAACAAGCATGTTTCCTACCGACCTAAATAATCTTGATATGGCGAGAATATCACCTGCTCTTTATGACCTTTATAATGATAGAGATTTAAGAAAGACTATATATTTCAGAAAGGGCGATGATGGAGATTATAGGTTTAAAGGTACGCACATGGGATATGCAGGACTTATTACAGGTATTACGACAAATGAATTGCTCTTGATTATTGCTGAATGTAATGCCCGACTGGATAAACTTGCTGATGCTGCAAATGCTCTTAATAAATTACTGATAAAACGATGGGATGTTGCTCAATTTACGCCTTACTCGTTTACAAATAAAGACACAGCGCTGAATACCATTTTAGCTGAAAGAAGAAAGGAATTGGTGTTTCGTGGGCTTCGTTGGTCTGATATTAAGCGGTTGAACCGGGACGGATTTAATATAACATTGACACGGACTGTTAACGGGCAAACCATAACATTACCACCAAATGATTTACGCTATGCCATTGCTATTCCCGAGACTATAATAGAAGTGGGTGGGATACAGCAAAATCCAAGATAA